TGCTCCTACCCGCGGGAAAGTTTTCAGCGGtctagtatcggtcaaggcttttacGTGAAACTTGTTTGCACAAAACTTGTTGTTCAAGGcgtagtccactgttcaagttgtgaACGAGTGTAGCATGGAGTTCTAGGTGGAatttcaacttaacagtctccaccgaaacaccggtatataaacaatgttttggaaccgtAGGCAAATTttatgtgcctctgggatctggtgggggattgttggaattatTGGGCATAACCCATATAATATTTCATATTTTCTGCCAATAATTCAAAGTAAATCCCAGAGGCTCATGTTGCCCATCCATGCATGACAAGGTTGTCTGGAAAATTGACCAATGCTACGTGTATGCGCTGTTTTATCACGCGAGAAGAAAGTTGAAACAAGTGATGCGTAAATGGGAGAAGAAACTGAACACTTCGTGTGAGTTTTAGTGCGCTCGTTTCTTCTCTCCTTAATGGTTTTTAGTGCGTCTGTTTAATGGTGTTTATTGCATCGGTTTCTCTTCTACTAATGAAGGCCCAGTTTCAACTCTTCTAACGTATATAAGAGGTCGCTCCTCTGTTGTTCAAAAAAAAGTACAACAACCTTTCGTCTCATTCCAAAGCATTGAGCCGCCTAtctctttcccatctctcttcctgGCGTGCACCGGGAAGTGAgacagcaggcctccgaaaccccgcctcttgtGGTccggtacgggagaggggcgatcaggtttttggggagcgtccttACGCGACTGCTGGAGTCTTGTTCATCATGACTGTGAACGGCGACATCACTGACGACGAGTTCCCCaatgatgacttcttccccgacgtcaacGACCTCTTCAGTGACATGATGATCGGGACATCTGCACTTTCTGCTACTGCGCCGTATGCCATCTTGTCCTCACTGTTAGGGCTAGCATTTGGTTTATTGCTAAAAGCAATTGACATGGATATGATGCATTTTGCTTATGATTTTGATTGCATGAGTAGTCTCAACGAATTGTTGCTAGTTTTTAGTTTCATCAATATATTGCTATTCAAGTTTTATCCATTATTTTTCTGGATTAAACTAAACGGGAAAATGCCTAATTATTCAACAAATACTTGACACTGAGACAGCCAAACATATCCTTTGTTGTCAACAAGGTTTTTCGACCATTTTGTCTTTTGTGCCGAAACTATTTATAAATCACAGGTCAAAACAGATGAAATCAAGGTGCATTACTTGAATGCGACTGCGGGTACATGTGAAGAAATTATTAAGAAAGTTGTATTTACAAGAGAATTAGTGGTTTCTATTGTAATGCATGACTACTTACTCTCCGTGCTTTAATTGAGAATGGATACAGGGTCGTCGAGCGAAACCTTTAGTGGGGGGCAGACCTACATTGTTTTGTTGACTTATAAGCGTGCCGGCCCTAACTCTAAAGCCCCAAACTTCCAGAATTTACTGCATGCACCTACTATGAGTTTGAGTCTTCGGTTCAGATGTTCGAACTCTACTCTCGTTAGTGTCTTTTCTGATACTTACTAGACAGAATGTAGTGATGACAAAAAGTCAACTGGAGGTTTTGCAGTGTTCTTTGGTTCTAATCTCATTTCATAGAGTGCCAGAAAGCACGCTGCAATATCAAGGTCAAGTACAGAAGCCGAGTACAAGTCTTTAGCAAATATCACTGCTGAAATCATTTGGTTGGAATCACTGCTTAAGGAGTTAGAAATTAGGCAAGAAAGTATCTCATGTCTTTGGTATGATAATTTGGGAGCAACCTATCTTTCTGATAGCCCAGTCTTTCATGGCAGAACCAAACACATTCAAATTGACTTTCATGTTGTACGAGAAAGGGTTGCAGAAAAGAAGTTAGACATACGGTTCATTCCTTCCAAAGATTAAGTAGCCGATGATTCCACTAAAGCTCTGCCAGTCAAGCCATTTGCGGAATTCAAGGAAAAACTTAATTTAGAATGTTGAGATTAAGAGGAGGTGTTAGACATACAATAGCAGTAGTCTGTTGTCATCTCAACTGAATATATCTCTCCCTCGTAGCTATCCATTGTAACGGATGTATCTAAAGGATCGATCGGTCCATCTCCTTGTAAGCCATGGCAAGGCCGTTTTGCCTAAGATAAATATAGACCACACGGCTCTTTACGGAGAGTAGAAACATTTCCATCTAACAGCGTCCATACCGACACAGCACAGCCTCGCGCAGACGGTTAACCTGGACATGCATGTATCAGCTGATCGATCGCTGGAGCAGAGAGTTAACttgggcatgcatgcatgtgtgcgtgcgtgCCATGCACTGTTTGGATAGTCACTGTGTCAAATTAACGTTGCATGTAGTGGTGCAGACACTTGACTTTTCATATATATGATCCGATCCACGCACGTCGTCCATGTACTAGTCTACTTGTTGAGAAACGAATGACAGGCTGCCTGGTGGTGGCCACTGAAAGTGGAACTGATGGGCATGCATGGGTCATGGATCGTTGAAGCAAATGTCCCCTGGCCTGGCCGTGGGTATCTTTGGCTTAGCTCTAGCTTGCAAGTGGAGGGGCTGATCAGCTAGCCATGTGCCCATGCAATGCAAGCATTTTTCTCTTGGTTTTTCTTGTGGGATAGTAGCTAGCCATATCATGTCTGAGTCTTGACTGATCCATCGGCCGTTTGTGCGCGCGTCACACCTGCGCACACGAGATGGACACGTACGTGCGTACTATGGCGGTCGGGCTACGCTACATAATGCACCAGGTCGACCGACCCGCGCGGTGCCTTTTTTTTTGTCTTGGAACTAGATTCCTTGACTGCGCAACATTTTTCTTCTAGCacactgattttttttctttttcgaaaaGGAGGCTCCCCGCCCTCTGCATcggaacgatgcatacggccactagCACACAGATTCTTTTAGAAAACTAACACACTGATTAACGTAGATATACGCACGTCACAGGCGCCATACTATCACAGACGACTGCATACTCATCATCATGCAAATGTATATTAAAGACTGAATTGCAGAGCTCTAATATTACCACCGGCAAGTTCTCTGTCCCATTTCTTATTGAAGACAAAAAGATGCTGATGCACGATAAGACAAGACAAATGGGAAATCATTCGTCCATTTATTTTTTTCACATACTAGTACTTGTCGAGATTATTCGTCCAGGGCTCACGCTCTATGTAGTCACCGGCCGTCTTCACTACTGCGACGCGAGCCCAGCCGTTCAAGGGCCTCCGGTTGTAGCAGTCAAGTTTAATCCCCTGGCCGACGCCGAGGACGCCGCAGTAGCTCTTGTAGAACCCGGTTCGGCCGGCAACGCCTGCCCCACGACGTCGTCCCGGCAGCCGCGGCACTGGCTCTGGCAGCTGCCGGCGCCGCAGTAGGCGTCGCCACTGCCGCAGAAGCCGTATTTACCGCAGCAGAGGCAGTTGGGGCACTTTGCGCCGCGGGCCTGGTCGCCGCACCTCTGGGCGCCGTTCACGGCCGTGGCGAGCACCGCCGCCAGGACCACGGCCGCCACCCTCGGGGCTCTCAGTACCGTAGCGGACATGTGTGGCTTCATGATCTTGGTGCCTCATAAAACATGGCGCCGAGTGTCGCCATTTATACAAGAACCTTTGGGATGGTAGCTAGTGATGTCTGTGTGACTGGCCCATCGGCATGCATGGCCGTTTGTATGCGCCACACCTAACCTGGGCACACGAGATCGACACGTCCGTACCTACCACGGCGGTGGGGTGGCACGTGGATGGACACGCGGTGCTTCTTTTTTCGACGGACTATCTAGAAACGATACCATATAATCTGGCAAAATCATTTATTTTGCGGGAAGAAGGAGCATGTTTTATTTGGATCCTCCTTCTTTTAATCTTGAGTTAAACGCACAGAACCATTATATCCGTATCATGGTTAATGCAAAACAACACTTTACGATTCATAGCAGAGTGCTTCGGGCCTTCCTGGCGAGTGCTTGTCACTTCTTTCCAAATGTTGTCGACCTCGAAGCTGctggctaattttttttaaataatacatttttttattaattttcataaatattacgctgggtaaatttttttcaaaaatagtaCACCGTCGGCtcactgcaggccgactgggcctagtcggcccacagcaggccgattggactccagtcggcctacagctggccgactggcccctgtcggcccactgtgggctgattgggtcctgtcggcACACTGTGGGCCGATTGGAGCTAATTAGCTCGCTGTGGACtaaatgtttttgcaaaaaaaaataggcataaaaaatatgtttaaaaatgttaaacatgtataaaaaaattcctgatgtataccaaaaatgtacaatatatatgcaaaaaagttgacataaaaaatatgtttaaaaagtgttaagcatgtatttaaaaattgttaaatgtgtgtataaaaaatgttccttatttatacaaaaaatatagaatgtgtatgaaaaaaaacttgacaccaaaaaaatatgtttgaaaagttgacattttttcaaatacatgattaaaaattgttaaGTGTGTGTATAAATTTTTTTTATCTAttaaaaaaatatagaatgtgtatgaaaaaaagttgacaccaaaaagatatgtttgaaaaaaatgttccagcTCCATACAAAAATAGCAACCaatcatacttaggtccgtgatgctcccataccggatccggagctgaaacatttttttatacacgtttaacctttcattccaatacatgaaacatttttgtgtactcgttgaacatttttttaaatacatgattaacatttttttcaaacatatttttttggtgtcaactttttttcatacacatctatattttttgtatagataaggaacattttttcaaatacatgattaacatttttttcaaacattttttttttggtgtcaactttttttcatacacattctatattttttatataaataaggaacattttttatacacacatttaacaatttttaaatacatgcttaacactttttaaaacatattttttatgtcaactttttgcattatattgtacattttttgtatacatcaggaacattttttaattacataattaacatttttaaacatatatttttatgcctatttttttgcaaaaacaattagcccacatcgagccaattagctccagtcggcctaTAGCTGGCCGACAGGACCCAAtaagcccacagtgggccgacaggggccagtcggccagctgtaggccgactggagtccaatcggcctgctgtgggccgactaggcccagtcggccgaCGGTGTAttgtttttgaaatttttttatccagcgtaatatttatgaaaattaattaaaaaaatgtattattttaaaaaaatagcaAGCTGCTGAGATCATGACGTGCAAACGAGCCCTTTTG
This region of Triticum aestivum cultivar Chinese Spring chromosome 2D, IWGSC CS RefSeq v2.1, whole genome shotgun sequence genomic DNA includes:
- the LOC123055419 gene encoding antimicrobial peptide 1b, with the translated sequence MKPHMSATVLRAPRVAAVVLAAVLATAVNGAQRCGDQARGAKCPNCLCCGKYGFCGSGDAYCGAGSCQSQCRGCRDDVVGQALPAEPGSTRATAASSASARGLNLTATTGGP